CACCTCCACCCGTTATCTACAGGGCACGGCCACGGTCAGCTCTGGCGTGATCAGAGTTGGCACGTTCGTGCGTGTCAAGACTCACCAATCCTCTGCGACTGTCGTACGGATCCTTGAGGCGAGAACAGCAGGCGTGGTCACCAGCATCTCTGGCGGGTCGATCACCATCACGAATGATCATGGTCTTACCCGGACATTGGTCACCTCCAGTGCCACCGCCTATCGCGAGGCGGGTTCGGTCGTGACGCCAACTGCATTGCGGGTGGGAGAGCTGATCACCGCGCTAGGTACTCCTCAGTCGAACGGAGCGGAGTTGGATGCCACTGCGATCGTGATAGCGCTCGGGCACTTTCGTGGGACGATCACCGGGATCAACGGTTCGGTCGTGACGTTAGGACTCGCTGGAGGGACGACAGCGACGGTGACGCTGAGCGGGTCGACCACCTATCGCCAAGCGGGTGCCACGGTCTCGGA
The nucleotide sequence above comes from Ferrimicrobium sp.. Encoded proteins:
- a CDS encoding DUF5666 domain-containing protein → MKRVKLLHNQGSRRTKGVMVGALAGGSVALIALGFASAGTFATHTTPTSAQLLAAPTASATHYTTAHHRKARGLVGRVIAVTSSTLTVQTRGGVTRSLQLSTSTRYLQGTATVSSGVIRVGTFVRVKTHQSSATVVRILEARTAGVVTSISGGSITITNDHGLTRTLVTSSATAYREAGSVVTPTALRVGELITALGTPQSNGAELDATAIVIALGHFRGTITGINGSVVTLGLAGGTTATVTLSGSTTYRQAGATVSESALTVGQRVVAVGTITGTNAMTAEKVVITRKTPSSSASSLSTPLAIA